Part of the Sphingobium sp. TKS genome is shown below.
CTGTATAGCGGCGATTTCGACGCCGATCTGGCCTTCTACACGGGCCAGTTCGGATGGGCGAAGGGCGAGGCCATGGATATGGGCGAGATGGGCAACTATCAGCTTGTCTCCCAGACCGGCGGTACCGACTTCCAGAGCATGACCGGCGGCATCATGCCGCGTCCCAAGGAAGTGCCCGTTCCGGCGTGGCTTTTCTATTTTGTCGTGCCGGATATCGACGCCGCGAAGGAGAAGGTGAAGGCTGGCGGCGGCACCGTGCTGAATGGGCCGATGGAGGTGCCGGGCGGCGCCTGGATCATCCAGGCAACCGATCCGCAGGGCGCGATGTTCGCGCTGGTGGGCATGCGCTCGGCCGAGGGATAGGGAGAGGAACCATGTCAAAAATTTCACCCTGCCTGTGGTATAACGGGCAGGCGGAGGAGGCTGCGCGCTTCTACGTCTCGATCTTCGGCGGGTCGGTGGATTTCATCAGCCGCTATCCCGATGACAATCCCAGCCCCAGCCCGTTCAAGGGCGGGGATGTGCTGCTGGTCGAATTCACCCTGTTCGGGGACAGCTATCAGGCGCTCAACGGCGGGCCGAAGTTCGGCTTTACCGAGGCGGTGTCGCTGTCCGTCGCCTGCAAGGATCAGGCGGAGATCGATCGTTATTTCGACGCCTTGACCGCCGATGGCGGTTCGCCGGGGCCATGCGGCTGGCTGAAGGACAAATATGGCCTGTCCTGGCAGTTGGTGACCCAGGAGGTCATGGACCTCTACAAGACCGGCGACAGGCCGGGCATCCAGCGGATGATGACGGAGATGATGACCATGCAGAAGCTGGATACCGCCCGGATGAAGGCGGCTTTCGAAGGGAAATTGCCATGAGCGTGGCGGAGTTCGAACTGTCGGTGACTTGCCATATCGCCGCCCCGCGCGGGATCGTATGGAAAGTGTGGACGGACCTGAAGGATGAATGGTTCTGCCCCAAGCCGTGGCGC
Proteins encoded:
- a CDS encoding VOC family protein, which codes for MSKISPCLWYNGQAEEAARFYVSIFGGSVDFISRYPDDNPSPSPFKGGDVLLVEFTLFGDSYQALNGGPKFGFTEAVSLSVACKDQAEIDRYFDALTADGGSPGPCGWLKDKYGLSWQLVTQEVMDLYKTGDRPGIQRMMTEMMTMQKLDTARMKAAFEGKLP